One window of the Zea mays cultivar B73 chromosome 3, Zm-B73-REFERENCE-NAM-5.0, whole genome shotgun sequence genome contains the following:
- the LOC100285147 gene encoding probable protein phosphatase 2C 3 isoform X2: MSSSSASSSAAAHHQQHYRRQTGGSGLVPLAALIKEEARTERQSIAGGESRISARDDDAAGVGSSGVGGEAAEAAVESRLERPLLRYGCAAQCKKGEDFFLLRTDCLRPAISVSSSASPHPIFAVFAILDGHNGNAAAIYTRDNLLNHVLSAMPRGLSREEWLHMLPRALVAGFVKTDKEFQSKGQTSGTTATFVIIDGWTITVASVGDSRCILDAQGGAVSLLTVDHRLEENVEERERVTASGGEVGRLSVVGGAEIGPLRCWPGGLCLSRSIGDIDVGEFIVPVPYVKQVKLSNAGGRLIIASDGIWDALSSEAAAKSCRGLPAELAAKQVVKEALRTRGLKDDTTCIVVDIIPPGQTIRPLSPPKKTSKLKSFIFRKKAKDPSQKLTKQHSAVGIVEEIFEEGSAMLSERTDL; the protein is encoded by the exons ATGTCGTCGTCGTCTGCGTCATCTTCGGCGGCGGCGCACCACCAGCAGCATTACCGGCGGCAGACAGGAGGGAGCGGTCTCGTGCCGCTCGCCGCGCTCATCAAGGAGGAGGCCCGCACGGAGCGCCAATCCATAGCCGGCGGCGAAAGCAGGATCTCCGCGCGCGACGATGACGCGGCAGGAGTAGGAAGCTCCGGCGTAGGAGGGgaggcggcggaggcggcggtgGAGTCGCGGCTGGAGCGCCCGCTGCTGCGCTATGGGTGCGCCGCTCAGTGCAAAAAGGGCGAGGACTTCTTTTTGCTCAGAACGGACTGTCTTCGTCCCGCCATCTCCGTCTCCTCCTCGGCCTCCCCGCACCCCATCTTCGCCGTATTCGCT ATACTTGATGGCCATAATGGTAACGCAGCCGCAATATACACAAGGGACAATTTGCTCAACCATGTCCTTAGTGCTATGCCACGGGGGCTGTCCAGGGAGGAGTGGTTGCACATGTTGCCCCGAGCACTGGTTGCAGGGTTTGTTAAGACGGACAAGGAGTTCCAGAGCAAAG GGCAAACTTCTGGCACCACCGCTACATTTGTGATAATTGATGGGTGGACTATCACTGTTGCCTCTGTTGGTGATTCTCGCTGTATTTTAGATGCTCAGGGTGGGGCTGTTTCTTTGCTTACTGTGGATCACAGACTAGAAGAAAATGTTGAGGA GAGGGAGCGCGTTACAGCAAGTGGAGGTGAAGTTGGAAGACTCAGTGTTGTTGGTGGAGCAGAG ATTGGTCCGCTACGATGCTGGCCTGGAGGTCTATGCTTATCAAGATCCATTGGAGATATCGATGTTGGCGAATTTATTGTCCCTGTTCCATATGTGAAGCAAGTGAAG TTgtcaaatgctggaggaagacttattattgcttcagatgGCATTTGGGATGCATTATCCTCAGAAGCCGCTGCTAAGTCTTGCAGAGGTTTGCCTGCTGAGCTTGCCGCAAAGCAAGTTGTTAAG GAGGCACTCAGGACAAGAGGGCTAAAGGATGATACAACTTGCATTGTTGTTGACATAATCCCACCTGGTCAAACAATACGGCCTCTGTCTCCTCCTAAAAAGACGAGCAAGCTGAAGTCTTTTATTTTTAGAAAGAAAGCGAAGGACCCTTCTCAGAAGTTGACTAAACAGCATTCAGCTGTTGGTATCGTTGAAGAGATATTTGAAGAAGGTTCAGCGATGCTATCAGAAAG GACAGACCTTTAA
- the LOC100285147 gene encoding Probable protein phosphatase 2C 3 — translation MSSSSASSSAAAHHQQHYRRQTGGSGLVPLAALIKEEARTERQSIAGGESRISARDDDAAGVGSSGVGGEAAEAAVESRLERPLLRYGCAAQCKKGEDFFLLRTDCLRPAISVSSSASPHPIFAVFAILDGHNGNAAAIYTRDNLLNHVLSAMPRGLSREEWLHMLPRALVAGFVKTDKEFQSKGQTSGTTATFVIIDGWTITVASVGDSRCILDAQGGAVSLLTVDHRLEENVEERERVTASGGEVGRLSVVGGAEIGPLRCWPGGLCLSRSIGDIDVGEFIVPVPYVKQVKLSNAGGRLIIASDGIWDALSSEAAAKSCRGLPAELAAKQVVKEALRTRGLKDDTTCIVVDIIPPGQTIRPLSPPKKTSKLKSFIFRKKAKDPSQKLTKQHSAVGIVEEIFEEGSAMLSERLGPDLDGRRTSSLFTCAICQLDLEPSEGISVHAGSIFSSTSRPWEGPFLCSDCREKKDAMEGKRPSGVKVL, via the exons ATGTCGTCGTCGTCTGCGTCATCTTCGGCGGCGGCGCACCACCAGCAGCATTACCGGCGGCAGACAGGAGGGAGCGGTCTCGTGCCGCTCGCCGCGCTCATCAAGGAGGAGGCCCGCACGGAGCGCCAATCCATAGCCGGCGGCGAAAGCAGGATCTCCGCGCGCGACGATGACGCGGCAGGAGTAGGAAGCTCCGGCGTAGGAGGGgaggcggcggaggcggcggtgGAGTCGCGGCTGGAGCGCCCGCTGCTGCGCTATGGGTGCGCCGCTCAGTGCAAAAAGGGCGAGGACTTCTTTTTGCTCAGAACGGACTGTCTTCGTCCCGCCATCTCCGTCTCCTCCTCGGCCTCCCCGCACCCCATCTTCGCCGTATTCGCT ATACTTGATGGCCATAATGGTAACGCAGCCGCAATATACACAAGGGACAATTTGCTCAACCATGTCCTTAGTGCTATGCCACGGGGGCTGTCCAGGGAGGAGTGGTTGCACATGTTGCCCCGAGCACTGGTTGCAGGGTTTGTTAAGACGGACAAGGAGTTCCAGAGCAAAG GGCAAACTTCTGGCACCACCGCTACATTTGTGATAATTGATGGGTGGACTATCACTGTTGCCTCTGTTGGTGATTCTCGCTGTATTTTAGATGCTCAGGGTGGGGCTGTTTCTTTGCTTACTGTGGATCACAGACTAGAAGAAAATGTTGAGGA GAGGGAGCGCGTTACAGCAAGTGGAGGTGAAGTTGGAAGACTCAGTGTTGTTGGTGGAGCAGAG ATTGGTCCGCTACGATGCTGGCCTGGAGGTCTATGCTTATCAAGATCCATTGGAGATATCGATGTTGGCGAATTTATTGTCCCTGTTCCATATGTGAAGCAAGTGAAG TTgtcaaatgctggaggaagacttattattgcttcagatgGCATTTGGGATGCATTATCCTCAGAAGCCGCTGCTAAGTCTTGCAGAGGTTTGCCTGCTGAGCTTGCCGCAAAGCAAGTTGTTAAG GAGGCACTCAGGACAAGAGGGCTAAAGGATGATACAACTTGCATTGTTGTTGACATAATCCCACCTGGTCAAACAATACGGCCTCTGTCTCCTCCTAAAAAGACGAGCAAGCTGAAGTCTTTTATTTTTAGAAAGAAAGCGAAGGACCCTTCTCAGAAGTTGACTAAACAGCATTCAGCTGTTGGTATCGTTGAAGAGATATTTGAAGAAGGTTCAGCGATGCTATCAGAAAG GTTAGGTCCTGATTTGGATGGCAGGAGAACCTCAAGCCTGTTTACATGTGCCATCTGCCAGTTAGACCTGGAGCCAAGTGAAGGCATTTCGGTGCATGCTGGATCGATCTTCTCTTCGACCTCCAGGCCATGGGAAGGCCCATTCCTCTGCTCGGACTGCCGTGAGAAGAAGGATGCCATGGAAGGCAAACGGCCCAGTGGCGTCAAGGTTCTGTAG
- the LOC100285147 gene encoding probable protein phosphatase 2C 3 isoform X1 produces MSSSSASSSAAAHHQQHYRRQTGGSGLVPLAALIKEEARTERQSIAGGESRISARDDDAAGVGSSGVGGEAAEAAVESRLERPLLRYGCAAQCKKGEDFFLLRTDCLRPAISVSSSASPHPIFAVFAILDGHNGNAAAIYTRDNLLNHVLSAMPRGLSREEWLHMLPRALVAGFVKTDKEFQSKGQTSGTTATFVIIDGWTITVASVGDSRCILDAQGGAVSLLTVDHRLEENVEERERVTASGGEVGRLSVVGGAEIGPLRCWPGGLCLSRSIGDIDVGEFIVPVPYVKQVKLSNAGGRLIIASDGIWDALSSEAAAKSCRGLPAELAAKQVVKEALRTRGLKDDTTCIVVDIIPPGQTIRPLSPPKKTSKLKSFIFRKKAKDPSQKLTKQHSAVGIVEEIFEEGSAMLSERPLTRPLMLSSHCGPESLLET; encoded by the exons ATGTCGTCGTCGTCTGCGTCATCTTCGGCGGCGGCGCACCACCAGCAGCATTACCGGCGGCAGACAGGAGGGAGCGGTCTCGTGCCGCTCGCCGCGCTCATCAAGGAGGAGGCCCGCACGGAGCGCCAATCCATAGCCGGCGGCGAAAGCAGGATCTCCGCGCGCGACGATGACGCGGCAGGAGTAGGAAGCTCCGGCGTAGGAGGGgaggcggcggaggcggcggtgGAGTCGCGGCTGGAGCGCCCGCTGCTGCGCTATGGGTGCGCCGCTCAGTGCAAAAAGGGCGAGGACTTCTTTTTGCTCAGAACGGACTGTCTTCGTCCCGCCATCTCCGTCTCCTCCTCGGCCTCCCCGCACCCCATCTTCGCCGTATTCGCT ATACTTGATGGCCATAATGGTAACGCAGCCGCAATATACACAAGGGACAATTTGCTCAACCATGTCCTTAGTGCTATGCCACGGGGGCTGTCCAGGGAGGAGTGGTTGCACATGTTGCCCCGAGCACTGGTTGCAGGGTTTGTTAAGACGGACAAGGAGTTCCAGAGCAAAG GGCAAACTTCTGGCACCACCGCTACATTTGTGATAATTGATGGGTGGACTATCACTGTTGCCTCTGTTGGTGATTCTCGCTGTATTTTAGATGCTCAGGGTGGGGCTGTTTCTTTGCTTACTGTGGATCACAGACTAGAAGAAAATGTTGAGGA GAGGGAGCGCGTTACAGCAAGTGGAGGTGAAGTTGGAAGACTCAGTGTTGTTGGTGGAGCAGAG ATTGGTCCGCTACGATGCTGGCCTGGAGGTCTATGCTTATCAAGATCCATTGGAGATATCGATGTTGGCGAATTTATTGTCCCTGTTCCATATGTGAAGCAAGTGAAG TTgtcaaatgctggaggaagacttattattgcttcagatgGCATTTGGGATGCATTATCCTCAGAAGCCGCTGCTAAGTCTTGCAGAGGTTTGCCTGCTGAGCTTGCCGCAAAGCAAGTTGTTAAG GAGGCACTCAGGACAAGAGGGCTAAAGGATGATACAACTTGCATTGTTGTTGACATAATCCCACCTGGTCAAACAATACGGCCTCTGTCTCCTCCTAAAAAGACGAGCAAGCTGAAGTCTTTTATTTTTAGAAAGAAAGCGAAGGACCCTTCTCAGAAGTTGACTAAACAGCATTCAGCTGTTGGTATCGTTGAAGAGATATTTGAAGAAGGTTCAGCGATGCTATCAGAAAG ACCTTTAACAAGACCCCTTATGTTATCTTCGCATTGTGGTCCTGAAAGCCTGCTTGAAACTTGA